One Pyxicephalus adspersus chromosome 3, UCB_Pads_2.0, whole genome shotgun sequence genomic window carries:
- the LOC140327472 gene encoding uncharacterized protein yields MAHWRLPTPSNHLCDNLHRITDGIYFKNDSLQKDIAGTDSPGCSSKDNIPPEEATSINQEDSSVTEDEVGTIKLVTVEYAEDDYDENFSEEVRYLQSLCSEETTSKQLKSDEDGMNLEEQENTRIKRKVSQIAGAESTITLSPSKSQHQKMAIFTNPLLPQKMNPGHHGRRKKKSGGAESTTTFSSPKSQHQKMAIFTNPLLPQKMNPGHQKQSGAESTTTLSPSKSQHQKMAIFTDPLLPQNITYGPQTQSGKSQHQPGIQGLEGQTTQLYVDKQVKQPSYQPLPHPRKIQTRISRNSLVSRSHKHFHSSSSQIKQIPTDIICLPAEYPEDNHTYRVPWGKVREQLAMLGLVGKIIIQTWWTYENFKMEVVALFHEKFNCSVNDFSFTFLQCLPGNQKLIKPNVSYFFKWNGTSISNLIANGALYIKIKHPLVDPNASIIIKQSINTQGDSEKMGSAPSDNQTVDIKPPTTNYSLSPTIQKSPRGAWSKFETPMHYGLIIESLETKNQGAIVPYYGFKGRGHG; encoded by the exons ATGGCTCATTGGAGACTCCCAACTCCATCTAACCATCTGTGTGATAATCTGCACCGAATAACTGATGGAATATACTTCAAAAATGACTCCTTGCAAAAAGACATTGCAG GTACTGATTCGCCTGGCTGTAGTTCCAAAGACAACATTCCTCCTGAAGAGGCGACCTCCATTAATCAGG AGGATAGCTCAGTGACGGAAGACGAAGTTGGCACAATAAAGTTAGTGACTGTAGAATATGCAGAAGATGACTATGACGAGAACTTCAGTGAAGAAGTAAGATATCTTCAGTCCTTGTGTTCTGAAGAGACTACTTCCAAGCAGCTAAAGT CTGACGAGGACGGCATGAATTTGGAAGAACAAGAAAACACAAGAATAAAGAGGAAGGTTTCTCAGATTG CAGGTGCTGAATCTACCATTACCTTGTCACCCTCGAAGTCCCAACATCAAAAAATGGCAATCTTCACTAATCCCCTTCTACCTCAGAAAATGAACCCTGGACATCATGGACgtcgaaaaaaaaaatcag GAGGTGCTGAATCTACCACTACTTTCTCATCCCCGAAATCCCAACACCAAAAAATGGCAATCTTCACTAATCCCCTTCTACCTCAGAAAATGAACCCTGGACATCAAAAACAGTCAG GTGCTGAATCTACCACTACCTTGTCACCCTCGAAGTCCCAACATCAAAAAATGGCAATATTCACTGATCCTCTTCTACCTCAGAATATTACCTATGGACCTCAAACACAGTCAG GTAAATCCCAGCACCAGCCAGGTATACAGGGTCTGGAGGGCCAGACCACACAGTTATATGTGGACAAGCAAGTCAAACAGCCGAGTTATCAGCCACTGCCCCATCCCAGGAAG ATTCAAACAAGAATTTCACGAAACTCTCTGGTCAGTCGCTCACACAAGCATTTCCATAGTTCATCATCACAAATAAAACAGATACCCACGGATATAATTTGTTTGCCTGCGGAATATCCAGAAGACAACCACACCTATAGAGTTCCATGGGGAAAAGTACGAGAGCAACTagccatgctgggacttgtgggCAAGATAATCATTCAGACTTGGTGGACctatgaaaattttaaaatggaGGTTGTCGCACTTTTCCATGAGAAATTTAATTGTTCTGTCAACGATTTTTCTTTCACCTTTTTACAG tgtttACCAGGAAATCAAAAACTGATTAAACCAAACgtgtcatatttttttaaatggaatggAACTTCAATTTCAAACCTGATAGCTAATGGCGCGCTTTACATCAAGATAAAACATCCCCTTGTTGATCCG aatgctTCGATAATTATCAAGCAAAGTATTAATACACAAGGTGATAGTGAGAAGATGGGCAGTGCCCCCTCTG ATAACCAAACTGTAGATATCAAGCCGCCTACAACCAACTATTCCCTTTCTCCAACGATACAGAAATCTCCTCGTGGTGCATGGAGTAAATTTGAGACCCCTATGCACTATGGACTG ataatTGAAAGCTTAGAAACTAAAAATCAGGGTGCAATTGTTCCGTATTATGGCTTCAAAGGGCGCGGACATGGATAA
- the LOC140327802 gene encoding bifunctional phosphoribosylaminoimidazole carboxylase/phosphoribosylaminoimidazole succinocarboxamide synthetase-like: protein MLNEGINQKKSANVPENVFSLPTKHTDQSSFEDCTRSETSYHTMTTNCIFKLLQDAGIKTSVVTSSQECEIIPIEWACWRIATDMYLRRNPHAVEENRLSPPKVEMFWKNGDNNQLVISVERLVAAGISCAGLVLGQMEVDIMNRSIVAMLEILERTCLANGIVIVNLKVKFGVEANKKEIVLADVVGYESRSQIYTDILGQQNVECPLSPENQCKVVLLTESLLHLGYCEKIKGACAVYNIPCELRVISAYTGPAEILDLKSQYEGDVIPMVFITVAGKSNSLASVMSANITYPVINCPLVTAEWTAQDLCSAVRMAEGIGFSTVLSPEAAAQFAAHILGLSNPLLWSKLRTCTLNKWIAMKQADVKLRECSI, encoded by the exons ATGCTTAACGAGGGAATCAATCAAAAGAAATCCGCAAATGTTCCAGAGAATGTTTTCAGTTTGCCGACAAAGCACACAGACCAGAGTTCATTTGAAGATTGTACAAGGAGCGAAACCTCTTACCACACCATGACCACTAATTGTATCTTCAAACTCCTACAAGATGCAG GTATAAAGACATCAGTTGTCACAAGCTCTCAGGAATGTGAAATAATTCCTATTGAATGGGCATGCTGGAGAATAGCCACTGATATGTACTTGAGGAGGAATCCACATGCTGTAGAAGAGAACAGACTATCCCCTCCTAAAGTAGAGATGTTCTGGAAG aaTGGGGACAACAATCAACTTGTAATTTCAGTGGAGCGACTGGTGGCTGCAGGAATCAGCTGTGCTGGGCTTGTCCTGGGTCAGATGGAAGTAGATATTATGAATCGCAGCATTGTAGCCATGCTTGAGATTTTGGAAAGAACTTGTTTGGCTAATGGCATCGTAATTGTAAATTTAAAG GTAAAGTTTGGTGTAGAGGccaacaaaaaagaaattgtcCTTGCTGATGTAGTTGGCTATGAATCTCGTTCTCAGATTTACACAGACATTCTTGGTCAACAGAATGTGGAA TGTCCTCTAAGCCCTGAAAATCAATGTAAGGTAGTTCTACTGACTGAGTCTCTTTTACATCTTGGTTACTGTGAAAAGATCAAAGGGGCTTGTGCGGTCTATAATATCCCATGTGAGCTGAGGGTGATATCCGCGTACACAGGACCAGCAGAGATTCTAGATCTAAAATCACAATATGAAG GAGATGTCATTCCCATGGTCTTCATTACAGTCGCTGGTAAAAGCAATAGCTTGGCATCGGTAATGTCTGCAAACATCACCTATCCGGTTATTAATTGCCCCCTTGTTACTGCAGAATGGACAGCTCAGGATCTGTGCTCTGCAGTTAGGATGGCAGAAG gtattgGCTTCTCTACGGTGCTGTCGCCTGAAGCAGCTGCTCAGTTTGCTGCTCACATTTTAGGCTTAAGTAACCCCCTGTTATGGTCCAAGCTACGTACCTGCACTTTAAACAAGTGGATTGCTATGAAGCAGGCGGACGTAAAGCTGAGAGAGTGCAGCATATGA